Proteins co-encoded in one Xiphophorus couchianus chromosome 3, X_couchianus-1.0, whole genome shotgun sequence genomic window:
- the polr3c gene encoding DNA-directed RNA polymerase III subunit RPC3 isoform X2, whose product MTAQEIRLCGLLLQEHFGEVVEKVGTHLLRRGAQNLRTIVQETNLSVKKCLCVLVQHGACCFTSGRKGPGSPTEYRACSDRILRVLRYPRYIYTAKTLYGDTGELIIEELLQRGHMTMSGTVKTVADRLTQNMEEGHSMDYSEVSSAFSKLVETHFLQRCPPVGGAGTSGTTAPAAAPAAAATPAAAVSVAPPTPESFPECYSVPHVSLIGRGKRQLVPENGEDQRNAKRAKMDTETHGDEGIHWQVNFERFHQHFRDQAIISAVANKLDQTSSEIVRTILRMSEVTTSATAACTKPLSANEVFRSLPASYNIPRHILDQYLTLLVDDPMEFVGKTGESGGGMFVVNLHRALANLARATVESIVQERFGSRSARIFRLLLRKRHLEQKQVEDFAMIPAKEAKDMLYTLLSHNLVQLQEIPKTPDFAPSRTFYLYTVNQLPTARMLLQNCYKTVANLIERRLFETKENKRLLEKSQRIEAILASLQASGAEPEQLSEVEEMISAPEKQQLDVLKLHVNKLDSAENQVDETIFILESYVSSTSTS is encoded by the exons ATGACGGCCCAGGAGATCCGTCTGTGTGGCCTTCTGCTGCAGGAGCATTTCGGAGAGGTGGTGGAGAAAGTGGGAACTCACCTTCTCCGAAGGGGAGCACAGAACTTGAGGACCATCGTCCAAGAAACCAACCTCTCG gTAAAGAAGTGTCTGTGCGTGCTTGTGCAACATGGGGCTTGTTGTTTCACCTCTGGCCGTAAAGGACCGGGCAGCCCCACAGAGTACCGGGCCTGCTCCGATCGGATCCTGAGAGTTCTGCGCTACCCGCGTTACATCTACACGGCCAAAACGCTGTACGGCGACACGGGCGAGCTGATCAtagaggagctgctgcagcgtGGCCACATGACGATGAGCGGCACGGTGAAGACGGTCGCAGACCGACTCACGCAGAACATGGAGG AAGGCCACAGCATGGATTACAGCGAAGTGTCTTCCGCTTTCTCCAAACTGGTGGAGACCCATTTCCTCCAACGCTGCCCTCCAGTGGGAGGAGCAGGAACTTCAGGCACTACCGCTCCTGCTGCggctcctgcagctgctgcaactCCTGCAGCCGCTGTAAGCGTTGCCCCGCCGACTCCAGAGAGCTTTCCTGAGTGCTACAGCGTACCACATGTTTCGCTCATTGGACGAGGCAAACGGCAGCTTGTCCCCGAAAACGGAGAGGACCAGAGGAATGCAAAAAGGGCTAAGATGGACACAGAG ACACATGGTGATGAAGGAATTCACTGGCAGGTGAATTTTGAGCGTTTCCATCAACACTTCAGAGACCAGGCGATCATCAGTGCTGTGGCCAATAAGCTGGATCAG ACCAGCAGTGAAATAGTGAGGACCATCCTGAGGATGAGTGAGGTGACCACTTCGGCCACCGCTGCCTGCACTAAGCCACTCTCAGCCAATGAGGTCTTCAGGTCCCTCCCTGCCAGCTACAACATCCCCAGACACATTTTGGATCAGTATCTGACTCTGCTGGTGGACGACCCG ATGGAGTTCGTTGGGAAGACTGGAGAAAGTGGAGGAGGAATGTTTGTTGTCA ATCTGCACAGAGCTCTTGCAAACCTGGCTCGAGCCACGGTTGAGTCCATCGTGCAGGAGAG ATTTGGCTCCCGGTCGGCTCGTATCTTCCGTCTGTTGCTGCGGAAGAGACACCTGGAGCAGAAGCAGGTGGAGGACTTTGCCATGATTCCAGCAAAGGAGGCTAAAGACATGCTGTACACGCTGCTGTCCCACAACCTGGTGCAGCTCCAG GAAATCCCCAAAACCCCAGATTTTGCTCCGTCTCGCACTTTTTATCTTTACACCGTCAACCAGCTCCCAACCGCCAGGATGCTGCTGCAGAACTGCTACAAG ACCGTGGCCAACCTCATAGAGCGACGCCTGTTTGAgaccaaagaaaacaa GCGCCTCTTGGAGAAATCTCAGCGAATCGAAGCCATTCTGGCGTCTCTGCAGGCCAGCGGGGCCGAGCCCGAACAGCTGAGCGAAGTCGAGGAGATGATCTCTGCTCCcgagaagcagcagctggacgTCTTGAAGCTTCATGTTAACAA GTTAGATTCAGCAGAGAACCAAGTAGATGAAACCATCTTTATCTTAGAATCCTACGTCAGCTCCACGTCTACTTCTTGA
- the polr3c gene encoding DNA-directed RNA polymerase III subunit RPC3 isoform X1, with the protein MTAQEIRLCGLLLQEHFGEVVEKVGTHLLRRGAQNLRTIVQETNLSVNLVKKCLCVLVQHGACCFTSGRKGPGSPTEYRACSDRILRVLRYPRYIYTAKTLYGDTGELIIEELLQRGHMTMSGTVKTVADRLTQNMEEGHSMDYSEVSSAFSKLVETHFLQRCPPVGGAGTSGTTAPAAAPAAAATPAAAVSVAPPTPESFPECYSVPHVSLIGRGKRQLVPENGEDQRNAKRAKMDTETHGDEGIHWQVNFERFHQHFRDQAIISAVANKLDQTSSEIVRTILRMSEVTTSATAACTKPLSANEVFRSLPASYNIPRHILDQYLTLLVDDPMEFVGKTGESGGGMFVVNLHRALANLARATVESIVQERFGSRSARIFRLLLRKRHLEQKQVEDFAMIPAKEAKDMLYTLLSHNLVQLQEIPKTPDFAPSRTFYLYTVNQLPTARMLLQNCYKTVANLIERRLFETKENKRLLEKSQRIEAILASLQASGAEPEQLSEVEEMISAPEKQQLDVLKLHVNKLDSAENQVDETIFILESYVSSTSTS; encoded by the exons ATGACGGCCCAGGAGATCCGTCTGTGTGGCCTTCTGCTGCAGGAGCATTTCGGAGAGGTGGTGGAGAAAGTGGGAACTCACCTTCTCCGAAGGGGAGCACAGAACTTGAGGACCATCGTCCAAGAAACCAACCTCTCGGTGAATTTG gTAAAGAAGTGTCTGTGCGTGCTTGTGCAACATGGGGCTTGTTGTTTCACCTCTGGCCGTAAAGGACCGGGCAGCCCCACAGAGTACCGGGCCTGCTCCGATCGGATCCTGAGAGTTCTGCGCTACCCGCGTTACATCTACACGGCCAAAACGCTGTACGGCGACACGGGCGAGCTGATCAtagaggagctgctgcagcgtGGCCACATGACGATGAGCGGCACGGTGAAGACGGTCGCAGACCGACTCACGCAGAACATGGAGG AAGGCCACAGCATGGATTACAGCGAAGTGTCTTCCGCTTTCTCCAAACTGGTGGAGACCCATTTCCTCCAACGCTGCCCTCCAGTGGGAGGAGCAGGAACTTCAGGCACTACCGCTCCTGCTGCggctcctgcagctgctgcaactCCTGCAGCCGCTGTAAGCGTTGCCCCGCCGACTCCAGAGAGCTTTCCTGAGTGCTACAGCGTACCACATGTTTCGCTCATTGGACGAGGCAAACGGCAGCTTGTCCCCGAAAACGGAGAGGACCAGAGGAATGCAAAAAGGGCTAAGATGGACACAGAG ACACATGGTGATGAAGGAATTCACTGGCAGGTGAATTTTGAGCGTTTCCATCAACACTTCAGAGACCAGGCGATCATCAGTGCTGTGGCCAATAAGCTGGATCAG ACCAGCAGTGAAATAGTGAGGACCATCCTGAGGATGAGTGAGGTGACCACTTCGGCCACCGCTGCCTGCACTAAGCCACTCTCAGCCAATGAGGTCTTCAGGTCCCTCCCTGCCAGCTACAACATCCCCAGACACATTTTGGATCAGTATCTGACTCTGCTGGTGGACGACCCG ATGGAGTTCGTTGGGAAGACTGGAGAAAGTGGAGGAGGAATGTTTGTTGTCA ATCTGCACAGAGCTCTTGCAAACCTGGCTCGAGCCACGGTTGAGTCCATCGTGCAGGAGAG ATTTGGCTCCCGGTCGGCTCGTATCTTCCGTCTGTTGCTGCGGAAGAGACACCTGGAGCAGAAGCAGGTGGAGGACTTTGCCATGATTCCAGCAAAGGAGGCTAAAGACATGCTGTACACGCTGCTGTCCCACAACCTGGTGCAGCTCCAG GAAATCCCCAAAACCCCAGATTTTGCTCCGTCTCGCACTTTTTATCTTTACACCGTCAACCAGCTCCCAACCGCCAGGATGCTGCTGCAGAACTGCTACAAG ACCGTGGCCAACCTCATAGAGCGACGCCTGTTTGAgaccaaagaaaacaa GCGCCTCTTGGAGAAATCTCAGCGAATCGAAGCCATTCTGGCGTCTCTGCAGGCCAGCGGGGCCGAGCCCGAACAGCTGAGCGAAGTCGAGGAGATGATCTCTGCTCCcgagaagcagcagctggacgTCTTGAAGCTTCATGTTAACAA GTTAGATTCAGCAGAGAACCAAGTAGATGAAACCATCTTTATCTTAGAATCCTACGTCAGCTCCACGTCTACTTCTTGA